A region from the Nostoc sp. HK-01 genome encodes:
- a CDS encoding DNA mismatch repair protein, protein MTASDSDNQSTESHQPPAPHADTRLVDRSKLSKMYQHYVEVKDQYPHALLLYRVGDFFETFFQDAVTVSRELELVLTSKHGGEAGRVAMTGVPHHAWERYTTQLVEKGYAVVICDQVEDASEAVGLVRREVTRILTPGTLLEEGMLKSSRNNYLAAVVIAATHWGLAYADISTGEFLTTQGSDLEHLTQELMRLQPSEVLVPTNAPDLGVLLRPGETSPHLPQCLPPSFCYSLRSQVPFSQGEARSKLLQKFKVRSLEGLGCDHLPLAVRAAGGLLEYVEDTQKENTVSLQRLRTYTLTDYLIIDHQTRRNLEITQTVRDGTFHGSLLWALDRTSTAMGSRALRRWLLQPLLDIKGIRSRQDTIQELKENTPLRQDLRYLLRQIYDLERLTGRASSGTANARDLIALADSLSRLPELARVVADAGSPFLKALQKVPPVLEELAQKIQAHLVEAPPIHLKEGGLIRPGVNVLLDERKATVEADHQWIANLEVDERAKTGIPTLKVGFNETFGYYISISRTKADQVPANYIRKQTLKNEERYITPELKEREARILSARDDLYKLEYEIFVALREEVGEQAEAIRQLSRAVAAADVLCGLAELAVQQGYFRPEMISGRELEIVDGRHPVVEQSLPAGFFVPNSTQLGQDSSTKDNPDLIILTGPNASGKSCYLRQVGLIQLMAQIGSFVPVKSAKLGICDRIFTRVGAVDDLATGQSTFMVEMNETANILNHATSRSLVLLDEIGRGTATFDGLSIAWAVAEYLAIEIRSRTIFATHYHELNELAAMLPNVANYQVTVKELPDQIIFLHQVQPGGADKSYGIEAGRLAGLPAVVIQRAKQVMGQIEKHSKIAIGLKNLT, encoded by the coding sequence ATGACCGCTTCTGACTCTGACAACCAGTCAACGGAATCTCATCAACCCCCTGCGCCTCACGCGGATACGCGATTGGTAGACCGCAGTAAGCTGAGTAAAATGTATCAGCATTATGTGGAAGTTAAAGATCAGTATCCTCATGCGCTGTTGCTATATCGGGTGGGGGATTTCTTTGAAACTTTTTTCCAAGATGCGGTGACTGTTTCGCGGGAATTAGAATTAGTTCTCACTAGCAAGCATGGCGGTGAAGCAGGACGAGTCGCCATGACTGGTGTACCGCACCACGCTTGGGAACGCTATACTACCCAGTTGGTGGAAAAAGGTTATGCAGTTGTCATTTGTGACCAAGTAGAAGATGCTTCAGAAGCGGTGGGTTTGGTGCGCCGGGAAGTGACGCGCATCCTCACCCCTGGAACTTTGTTAGAAGAGGGAATGTTAAAGTCTAGCCGCAATAATTATTTGGCGGCGGTTGTCATTGCGGCTACCCATTGGGGTTTAGCTTATGCAGATATCTCCACTGGGGAATTTCTCACAACTCAAGGTAGCGATTTAGAACACTTGACGCAAGAATTAATGCGTTTGCAACCTTCCGAGGTGTTGGTTCCCACAAATGCGCCTGATTTGGGTGTGTTGCTGCGTCCTGGGGAAACTTCGCCCCATCTTCCCCAATGTTTACCACCATCATTTTGTTATAGTTTGCGATCGCAAGTACCTTTTTCTCAAGGGGAAGCTAGAAGTAAATTATTGCAGAAATTTAAGGTGCGATCGCTCGAAGGTTTGGGCTGTGACCATCTTCCTCTAGCAGTGCGGGCGGCTGGTGGTCTTTTAGAATATGTGGAAGATACCCAAAAGGAAAACACTGTTTCTCTGCAAAGACTCCGCACTTACACACTCACAGACTACCTAATTATTGACCATCAAACCCGCCGTAACTTAGAAATTACCCAAACCGTCCGCGATGGAACTTTTCACGGTTCGCTGTTGTGGGCGTTAGATAGAACTAGCACCGCAATGGGAAGTCGGGCTTTACGACGCTGGTTATTACAACCGTTACTCGATATTAAAGGCATCCGATCGCGGCAAGATACAATTCAAGAATTAAAAGAAAATACACCTCTACGCCAAGATTTGCGCTATTTATTACGGCAAATTTACGATTTAGAACGCCTTACAGGACGGGCGAGTTCTGGTACTGCGAATGCACGAGATTTAATCGCCTTAGCTGATTCTCTCTCCCGTTTACCAGAATTAGCCCGTGTAGTCGCTGATGCGGGTTCTCCCTTTTTGAAAGCTTTGCAAAAAGTCCCGCCTGTATTAGAAGAATTGGCACAGAAAATTCAAGCCCACCTTGTCGAAGCACCACCCATACATTTAAAAGAAGGCGGGTTAATTCGTCCTGGTGTGAATGTATTATTAGATGAAAGAAAGGCGACTGTCGAAGCAGACCACCAATGGATTGCCAATTTAGAAGTTGATGAAAGGGCGAAAACCGGAATCCCGACTTTGAAGGTAGGATTTAACGAAACCTTTGGTTACTACATTAGTATTTCCCGCACCAAAGCTGACCAAGTACCCGCTAACTATATCCGCAAGCAAACCCTGAAGAATGAGGAACGATATATCACCCCAGAACTAAAGGAACGAGAAGCGAGAATTCTCAGTGCGCGGGATGATTTATATAAGTTGGAGTATGAAATTTTTGTGGCGTTGCGCGAAGAAGTCGGCGAACAAGCCGAGGCTATTCGTCAACTTTCTCGCGCTGTTGCTGCGGCGGATGTGTTGTGTGGTTTAGCTGAGTTGGCGGTACAACAAGGTTATTTTCGTCCCGAAATGATATCAGGGCGAGAACTAGAAATTGTAGATGGTCGTCACCCAGTGGTAGAACAGTCCTTACCTGCGGGTTTCTTCGTCCCTAATTCCACTCAGTTAGGACAAGATTCATCAACAAAGGACAACCCCGATTTAATCATTCTTACGGGGCCAAACGCTAGTGGTAAAAGTTGTTACTTGCGTCAGGTAGGGTTAATTCAGTTAATGGCGCAAATTGGGAGTTTTGTCCCCGTGAAGTCGGCAAAGTTGGGAATATGCGATCGCATTTTTACCCGTGTCGGCGCTGTGGATGATTTGGCAACTGGTCAATCTACCTTTATGGTGGAGATGAATGAAACTGCCAATATTCTCAACCATGCTACATCTCGGTCGTTAGTATTATTAGACGAAATTGGGCGCGGGACAGCAACTTTTGATGGTCTATCCATTGCTTGGGCGGTAGCAGAATATTTAGCAATTGAGATTCGTTCGCGGACAATTTTTGCCACTCACTACCACGAACTAAATGAGTTGGCGGCAATGTTACCTAATGTGGCTAATTATCAAGTAACCGTCAAAGAATTACCAGACCAAATTATCTTTTTACACCAAGTTCAACCCGGTGGTGCTGATAAATCCTACGGTATTGAAGCGGGAAGATTAGCCGGTTTACCCGCCGTGGTGATTCAACGGGCGAAACAAGTCATGGGGCAAATTGAGAAACACAGTAAAATTGCGATCGGTTTGAAAAATTTGACGTAA
- a CDS encoding putative ABC transporter ATP-binding protein: MEGKRFIHKIKLQNFLSYGSEGDDIELQPLNVLIGPNTSGKSNLIEAIGILRATPTDLPASFRQGGGVSEFLWKGDEESSTAELQAVIDYPIKLQNLRYKLNFTAVAQRVEIVDEVVDDEYSTPGENESNFYYRFDNYGEPAFTIREKDNSGIERRYEEFWALELLVDQSILSQVQEARRYPEITYLRNQFANIALYRDFPVGCHGKLRDVQKVDLPEHPLLEDGSNLGLVLNNLKYKIGGKKIIEKLKIFYSSAEEIDVRIYGGTVQIFIREEDLIQPIPASRLSDGTLRYLFLMALLLDPTPPPLICLEEPEIGLHPDILPTIAEMLVEASQRTQLIVTTHSDALVSALSQYPEAILVCERDEKGSHLRRIEQDKLKNWLEKYTLGDLWRMGEIGGNRW, encoded by the coding sequence ATGGAAGGCAAAAGATTCATTCATAAAATTAAATTACAAAACTTTCTCTCCTATGGAAGTGAGGGAGACGACATTGAACTGCAACCACTGAATGTCTTAATTGGGCCGAATACATCAGGTAAATCAAATTTAATTGAAGCTATTGGAATTTTAAGAGCAACACCTACAGACTTACCTGCTTCATTTCGTCAAGGTGGAGGAGTTAGTGAGTTCCTTTGGAAGGGTGATGAGGAGAGTTCAACAGCAGAATTGCAAGCTGTTATTGATTATCCTATAAAATTACAAAATCTGCGTTATAAATTAAATTTTACTGCGGTTGCTCAAAGGGTTGAAATAGTAGATGAAGTTGTAGATGATGAATATTCAACTCCTGGAGAAAATGAATCAAATTTTTATTATCGTTTTGATAATTATGGTGAACCAGCTTTTACTATTCGAGAAAAAGATAATTCAGGCATAGAAAGAAGATATGAAGAATTTTGGGCATTAGAATTATTGGTAGATCAATCAATATTATCTCAAGTACAAGAAGCACGTAGATATCCAGAAATAACATATCTTCGCAATCAATTTGCCAATATTGCTCTATATCGTGATTTTCCTGTGGGTTGTCATGGGAAATTAAGAGATGTCCAAAAAGTTGATTTGCCTGAACATCCTCTTTTAGAAGATGGTAGTAATTTAGGTTTAGTATTAAATAACTTAAAATATAAAATTGGTGGTAAAAAAATTATTGAAAAACTGAAAATTTTTTATAGTTCTGCTGAGGAAATAGACGTAAGAATATATGGCGGTACAGTACAAATATTTATTCGTGAAGAAGATTTGATTCAACCAATTCCTGCAAGTCGATTATCTGATGGGACACTCCGTTATTTATTTTTAATGGCGTTACTGCTTGACCCAACTCCACCACCACTTATTTGTTTGGAAGAACCAGAAATTGGGTTACATCCAGATATTTTACCAACTATCGCTGAAATGCTAGTTGAAGCATCTCAGAGAACACAATTGATTGTAACAACACATTCTGATGCTTTGGTTTCTGCTTTAAGCCAATATCCTGAAGCAATATTAGTTTGTGAACGCGATGAAAAAGGCTCTCATCTTCGCCGTATTGAACAAGATAAGCTGAAGAATTGGCTAGAAAAATATACTCTTGGAGACCTGTGGCGTATGGGTGAAATTGGGGGAAATAGATGGTAA
- a CDS encoding cobalamin (vitamin B12) biosynthesis CbiG protein, translating into MGIGFQRSSSPQLIAIAIEEVFQKNLLDESAIAGIATIDTKASDIALAELCQLRNWLLQTFSAEKLATVAVPNPSAIITKATGTPSVAEAAAILAAAKNAQLGAKLLVPKNIFRLSALPGVVTVAVAEAMQP; encoded by the coding sequence GTGGGGATTGGGTTTCAACGAAGTAGTTCGCCACAGTTGATTGCAATAGCTATTGAAGAAGTATTTCAAAAAAATCTCCTCGACGAAAGTGCGATCGCCGGAATTGCTACCATCGATACAAAAGCCTCAGATATTGCTTTAGCAGAACTCTGTCAACTCCGCAATTGGCTGTTACAAACATTTTCCGCAGAAAAGTTGGCTACTGTTGCAGTTCCCAACCCATCTGCAATCATCACCAAAGCCACAGGAACACCTAGTGTTGCAGAAGCGGCGGCGATTTTGGCTGCTGCTAAAAATGCCCAACTGGGGGCTAAGTTATTGGTTCCTAAAAATATTTTCCGCTTATCAGCACTACCTGGGGTAGTCACTGTAGCGGTGGCTGAAGCAATGCAGCCATGA
- a CDS encoding peptidoglycan binding domain-containing protein has product MKGSLTVCILKYLDSPPGFRSLSANQLYCLLLLSSTSLLIASSSVVSFAAPPKIAQAAPSAAISRPTLKVGSQGERVSELQAALKLLGFYSGTVDGVYNENTANAVSRFKQAVGLNPDGVADAATWQKLFPKEPASTSNTAASLSSTTVAKPEPRPANPKTRATQVPTLAPEPRPVSRKTPTTQRKTPARPSSTITFRKVPGIQYTAEGYPILRLGMSGEDVLTLQKQLQRVGFLSGGIDGDFGRTTETAVKALQRRYGLEEDGVAGGATWDILLRRSPGQR; this is encoded by the coding sequence ATGAAAGGCAGCCTAACAGTATGTATATTGAAGTACTTAGACTCACCACCAGGGTTTCGCTCCTTGAGCGCTAATCAGTTGTATTGCTTGCTGCTGTTATCTTCCACATCTTTACTGATTGCTTCCTCGTCTGTAGTTTCATTTGCAGCACCACCGAAAATTGCTCAAGCCGCGCCAAGTGCTGCAATTAGTCGTCCAACCCTGAAAGTTGGCTCTCAAGGGGAACGTGTCTCGGAGTTGCAAGCAGCACTCAAGCTTTTGGGCTTTTACTCAGGGACAGTGGATGGAGTTTATAACGAAAATACAGCAAATGCTGTGTCTCGCTTTAAGCAAGCAGTTGGCTTAAATCCTGATGGGGTGGCTGATGCTGCTACTTGGCAAAAACTGTTTCCCAAAGAACCAGCATCTACATCTAACACGGCTGCGTCTTTGTCTAGCACCACTGTTGCTAAACCAGAACCCAGACCTGCTAATCCCAAAACTCGCGCCACCCAAGTCCCAACCCTCGCACCAGAACCAAGACCAGTTAGCAGGAAAACTCCTACAACTCAACGCAAAACCCCCGCACGGCCATCATCAACTATTACCTTTCGTAAGGTTCCTGGTATTCAGTACACAGCCGAAGGATATCCCATTTTGCGTTTAGGGATGAGTGGTGAAGATGTACTGACGTTGCAAAAACAATTACAAAGGGTTGGTTTTTTGAGTGGCGGAATAGATGGTGATTTTGGCCGCACTACCGAAACAGCAGTTAAGGCATTGCAAAGGCGCTATGGTTTAGAAGAGGATGGTGTAGCTGGTGGCGCTACTTGGGATATTCTCTTGCGGCGATCGCCTGGGCAGCGATAG